In Salvelinus namaycush isolate Seneca unplaced genomic scaffold, SaNama_1.0 Scaffold89, whole genome shotgun sequence, a genomic segment contains:
- the LOC120043288 gene encoding ankyrin repeat domain-containing protein 12-like translates to EKLIVSNEQEVLRVHYRAARTLANQTLPFSACTVLLDAEVYNMPQDAQSSGMMSRTVESGDQDGKTSVRDRFNARQFMSWLQDVDDKFDKLKTCLLMRQQHEAAALNAVQRLHWQLKLQELDPVMYKSTSIFEISEFYIPLVEVNDDFDLTPI, encoded by the exons GAAAAGCTGATTGTTTCCAACGAGCAGGAGGTGTTACGAGTCCACTACCGGGCCGCCAGAACGCTAGCCAATCAGACGCTCCCGTTCAGTGCATGCACCGTGCTATTGGACGCTGAAGTGTATAACATGCCTCAGGATGCCCAATCAAGTGGCATGATGTCACGCACTGTCGAATCA GGTGACCAAGATGGCAAGACGTCGGTGAGGGATCGTTTCAACGCCCGCCAGTTTATGTCCTGGTTACAAGACGTGGACGACAAGTTCGATAAACTCAAG acgtGTCTTCTGATGCGGCAGCAGCACGAGGCAGCAGCTCTTAATGCTGTCCAGCGTCTCCATTGGCAGCTGAAACTCCAGGAGCTGGATCCAGTCATGTACAAGTCCACCTCCATCTTCGAGATATCCGAGTTCTACATCCCCCTGGTAGAGGTCAACGACGACTTTGACCTCACGCCCATATGA